In the genome of Metabacillus litoralis, the window TTATAGACGTGATATGGTGATGGAGGATGTGGGTGACATTTCTTATCGAGAATACCAATTAGCTTGACTGCTTTCACATCAAATCCAGATTCTTCTTTTACTTCTTTTACGACAACCTCGCTTGGTGATAAGCCTATATCACCCCAACCACCTGGTAATGACCAACCTCCATCTGTATTTTCTTTTACCATTAAAATTTTATGATCTTTGAAAACAACACCTCTTATGTCTACTTTGGGAGTAGCATAACCTGTTTCATTAGCAAATAGGTGTTTTATCATCTCTTGATCTACATCAGTATGCTGTGACAGGATTTCAATGCTGATTTTTCTTATTAATTCAAACCTCTCTAAGTCATAAATATCTTTTGAATATGTTAAACCTGCCTGTGATATTGCTTGTAGCTGTTTAGCCCATTCAAGCCATTTGGGTTCCATAAAACCACCTCCAACTGAAGTAATTCTTCATGTGACGGTAATTATCCTTTCATTACAAGGACGAATTCCTTATGAGTGAACCACTCTTTTACTCACCCTATTACTCATAAAGCTTAGGAGCTTTATCTTTTTGTGTCCAATATTTAGATCATTCCTACATTAAACAAGGGAAAAAGGTAGATACTAGAAGATGTCGTTAACACATGTGGGAGGGTACTTTGATGAAGCAACGTTATATCGTATTTTACATTTCTCTAGTTGTTCTTTCTTTGGTTGTTATTGCTGGTGTTATTATTCCTAATCAATTAGAACAAATTACGTCGAATATTCAGGGTTTCTTTTCTGATGCATTTGGATGGTATTATCTAATACTAGTCACGATCGTTCTTGTTATCTGTCTATATTTACTTATTTCACCAGTTGGACGAATTAAGCTTGGTAACCAAGATGAAAAGCCTGAGTTTTCTACTCCCACCTGGATTGCCATGTTGTTTAGTGCCGGTATGGGGAT includes:
- a CDS encoding NUDIX hydrolase; amino-acid sequence: MEPKWLEWAKQLQAISQAGLTYSKDIYDLERFELIRKISIEILSQHTDVDQEMIKHLFANETGYATPKVDIRGVVFKDHKILMVKENTDGGWSLPGGWGDIGLSPSEVVVKEVKEESGFDVKAVKLIGILDKKCHPHPPSPYHVYKIFILCEIIGGQAKEGIETSAVEFFAKDQLPQLSEERITKSQIQLAFKHLYHSQEPAAFD